A window of the Hypomesus transpacificus isolate Combined female chromosome 10, fHypTra1, whole genome shotgun sequence genome harbors these coding sequences:
- the LOC124472123 gene encoding cAMP-responsive element modulator-like isoform X2 — protein MTMEMVSSRQDGSVSDDMSDDEGSQSDTSSTTPAHSQVTVSSGTLGDSTGVTLVQLADGQTIQLQGVIQAPQASVIQPPQTSTGGGLEDGEPDTIDTQKRREILSRRPSYRKILNELSSDSPAVARIEEEKAEEEAAAASLASAPVPTSIYQTSSGQYIAITQGGAIQLASPGNVGLQGGQTLTMSSSATPQAGATILQYATQPGDSPQQFYMQGGQVVIQAATGDMPAYQLRSPSSGLPQGLVMASSPGSLHSPPVHTEEVTRKREVRLMKNREAARECRRKKKEYVKCLENRVAVLENQNKTLIEELKALKDIYCHKTE, from the exons ATGACCATGGAGATGGTGTCTTCCCGGCAGGATGGCAGCGTGAGTGATGACATGTCCGACGACGAGGGGAGTCAGAGCGACACCAGCTCAACCACCCCTGCTCACTCTCAG GTGACGGTGAGCTCCGGGACCCTGGGGGACTCCACTGGGGTCACCCTGGTGCAGCTGGCCGACGGGCAGACCATCCAGCTCCAGGGCGTGATCCAGGCCCCCCAGGCCTCTGTCATCCAGCCACCTCAG ACATCCACAGGGGGGGGGCTTGAAGATGGGGAGCCTGATACCATCGACActcagaagaggagagagatccTGTCTAGACGTCCGTCTTACCG AAAAATCCTCAACGAGCTGTCTTCAGACTCGCCGGCAGTGGCCCGgattgaggaggagaaggctgaggaggaggctgcAGCGGCCAGCTTGGCCTCTGCCCCGGTCCCGACCTCCATCTACCAGACCAGCTCAGGACaataca TTGCCATCACCCAGGGGGGAGCCATCCAGCTGGCCAGCCCAGGCAACGTAGGCCTCCAGGGGGGCCAGACCCTGACCATGTCCAGCTCAGCCACCCCCCAGGCCGGGGCCACCATCCTGCAGTACGCCACCCAGCCAGGAGATTCTCCCCAACAGTTCTACATGCAGGGGGGCCAGGTGGTCATCCAAG ctgccACCGGAGACATGCCTGCGTACCAGCTGCGTTCCCCCTCCTCAGGGCTGCCTCAGGGGCTGGTGATGGCCTCCTCGCCTGgctccctccacagcccccctgTGCACACAGAGGAGGTCACACGCAAGAGGGAGGTCCGCCTCATGAAGAACAG GGAGGCTGCCAGAGAGTGCCGCCGGAAAAAGAAAGAGTACGTCAAGTGTCTGGAGAACCGTGTGGCAGTCCTGGAGAACCAGAACAAGACCCTTATAGAGGAACTCAAAGCACTAAAAGACATCTACTGCCATAAAACAGAATAA
- the LOC124472123 gene encoding cAMP-responsive element modulator-like isoform X1, giving the protein MTMEMVSSRQDGSVSDDMSDDEGSQSDTSSTTPAHSQVTVSSGTLGDSTGVTLVQLADGQTIQLQGVIQAPQASVIQPPQTSTGGGLEDGEPDTIDTQKRREILSRRPSYRKILNELSSDSPAVARIEEEKAEEEAAAASLASAPVPTSIYQTSSGQYNITLSSWGPPSTVAITQGGAIQLASPGNVGLQGGQTLTMSSSATPQAGATILQYATQPGDSPQQFYMQGGQVVIQAATGDMPAYQLRSPSSGLPQGLVMASSPGSLHSPPVHTEEVTRKREVRLMKNREAARECRRKKKEYVKCLENRVAVLENQNKTLIEELKALKDIYCHKTE; this is encoded by the exons ATGACCATGGAGATGGTGTCTTCCCGGCAGGATGGCAGCGTGAGTGATGACATGTCCGACGACGAGGGGAGTCAGAGCGACACCAGCTCAACCACCCCTGCTCACTCTCAG GTGACGGTGAGCTCCGGGACCCTGGGGGACTCCACTGGGGTCACCCTGGTGCAGCTGGCCGACGGGCAGACCATCCAGCTCCAGGGCGTGATCCAGGCCCCCCAGGCCTCTGTCATCCAGCCACCTCAG ACATCCACAGGGGGGGGGCTTGAAGATGGGGAGCCTGATACCATCGACActcagaagaggagagagatccTGTCTAGACGTCCGTCTTACCG AAAAATCCTCAACGAGCTGTCTTCAGACTCGCCGGCAGTGGCCCGgattgaggaggagaaggctgaggaggaggctgcAGCGGCCAGCTTGGCCTCTGCCCCGGTCCCGACCTCCATCTACCAGACCAGCTCAGGACaataca ACataaccctctcctcctggggaCCCCCCTCCACAGTTGCCATCACCCAGGGGGGAGCCATCCAGCTGGCCAGCCCAGGCAACGTAGGCCTCCAGGGGGGCCAGACCCTGACCATGTCCAGCTCAGCCACCCCCCAGGCCGGGGCCACCATCCTGCAGTACGCCACCCAGCCAGGAGATTCTCCCCAACAGTTCTACATGCAGGGGGGCCAGGTGGTCATCCAAG ctgccACCGGAGACATGCCTGCGTACCAGCTGCGTTCCCCCTCCTCAGGGCTGCCTCAGGGGCTGGTGATGGCCTCCTCGCCTGgctccctccacagcccccctgTGCACACAGAGGAGGTCACACGCAAGAGGGAGGTCCGCCTCATGAAGAACAG GGAGGCTGCCAGAGAGTGCCGCCGGAAAAAGAAAGAGTACGTCAAGTGTCTGGAGAACCGTGTGGCAGTCCTGGAGAACCAGAACAAGACCCTTATAGAGGAACTCAAAGCACTAAAAGACATCTACTGCCATAAAACAGAATAA
- the LOC124472123 gene encoding cAMP-responsive element modulator-like isoform X3 → MAVTGDETESAATGDMPAYQLRSPSSGLPQGLVMASSPGSLHSPPVHTEEVTRKREVRLMKNREAARECRRKKKEYVKCLENRVAVLENQNKTLIEELKALKDIYCHKTE, encoded by the exons ATGGCTGTAACTGGGGATGAGACTGAATCAG ctgccACCGGAGACATGCCTGCGTACCAGCTGCGTTCCCCCTCCTCAGGGCTGCCTCAGGGGCTGGTGATGGCCTCCTCGCCTGgctccctccacagcccccctgTGCACACAGAGGAGGTCACACGCAAGAGGGAGGTCCGCCTCATGAAGAACAG GGAGGCTGCCAGAGAGTGCCGCCGGAAAAAGAAAGAGTACGTCAAGTGTCTGGAGAACCGTGTGGCAGTCCTGGAGAACCAGAACAAGACCCTTATAGAGGAACTCAAAGCACTAAAAGACATCTACTGCCATAAAACAGAATAA